Proteins from a genomic interval of Uloborus diversus isolate 005 chromosome 4, Udiv.v.3.1, whole genome shotgun sequence:
- the LOC129221364 gene encoding uncharacterized protein LOC129221364: MPQMVGPEKTLLIVKMCLAVVFLFGGAFGFFYFLYRNSYNASGWCLLTEIAAATILQFNAKYLRNQLHAKYSASVMQALKFLTGLAAVAGTVSGIVFIVLAVKDPFEHFTITSFYMAAITAFVSAVWMIILCLDCHKFERILLNPTISVIN, from the exons atgCCTCAAATGGTCGGACCAGAAAAAACACTCCTAATTGTCAAAATGTGTTTAGCAGTAGTGTTCCTTTTTGGTGGAGCTTTTGGTTTTTTCTATTTTCTATACAGAAATAGCTACAATGCATCTGGATGGTGTCTGCTAACAG agaTAGCTGCTGCGACTATTCTTCAATTCAATGCTAAGTATCTCAGGAACCAGCTTCATGCCAAATACTCTGCGTCTGTGATGCAAGCTTTAAAATTCCTGACTGGTCTAGCGGCAGTAGCAGGGACCGTCTCTGGAATTGTGTTTATTGTTCTAGCAGTTAAAGATCCATTCGAGC ATTTTACGATAACAAGCTTTTATATGGCTGCAATTACTGCATTTGTGTCTGCTGTTTGGATGATAATTCTATGCTTGGATTGCCACAAATTTGAAAGAATATTATTAAATCCAACAATAAGTGTAATAAACTGA